From one Amycolatopsis sp. FDAARGOS 1241 genomic stretch:
- a CDS encoding sterol carrier protein domain-containing protein produces the protein MSDLGSIYLGGTAPSTLVRAGHVQARHRAVAVFSDALFRGERAPHCPHWF, from the coding sequence GTGAGCGACCTGGGCTCGATCTATCTCGGGGGCACCGCGCCGAGCACGCTCGTGCGGGCCGGGCACGTCCAGGCCCGCCACCGGGCCGTGGCCGTTTTCTCCGATGCGCTTTTCCGCGGCGAGCGTGCGCCGCACTGCCCGCACTGGTTTTGA
- a CDS encoding zinc-binding dehydrogenase: MRATMRAAVCVRAGGPEVLELRELPVPAVRDAWSLVRVKGAGLNRSELRTRQGFSPNVRFPRVLGIECVGTVAVSADPGLPEGSTVAAVMGEMGRDFDGGYAEFALLPNSLLMPITTTLPGEVLAALPETYLTAQGALDAAGATRRRLLIRGGTSAVGLAAAALAAGRGVDTAATTRRRDKIGAVTAAGADHVLVDSGGSPAESVSALWPEGADHVLDLVGTSTVADSLRLVRRGGTVCVAGSLSGWLIRDFEPIAMIPSGTRLTAFHSDTLKGSAGAAVLQRIVHDVETGALRPAVDRVVGLADIGAAHQHLEDNRGAGKLVLVP, from the coding sequence ATGCGTGCGACGATGCGAGCGGCGGTCTGTGTGAGGGCCGGTGGTCCGGAAGTGCTCGAGCTGAGGGAGCTGCCGGTGCCGGCGGTCCGGGACGCCTGGAGTCTCGTGCGGGTCAAGGGCGCGGGGCTGAACCGCTCGGAGCTGCGGACCCGGCAGGGGTTTTCCCCGAATGTGAGGTTCCCGCGGGTGCTCGGCATCGAATGCGTGGGAACCGTGGCGGTTTCGGCCGATCCCGGGCTGCCGGAAGGCTCGACGGTCGCGGCGGTGATGGGCGAGATGGGCCGGGACTTCGACGGCGGCTACGCGGAATTCGCCCTGCTGCCGAACTCGCTGCTGATGCCGATCACGACCACGCTGCCGGGGGAGGTCCTGGCCGCGCTGCCCGAGACGTACCTGACCGCGCAGGGCGCCCTGGATGCGGCAGGGGCCACGCGGAGGCGGCTGCTGATCCGCGGAGGGACCTCTGCGGTGGGACTCGCGGCCGCGGCGCTCGCGGCGGGTCGCGGCGTCGATACGGCGGCCACGACCCGGCGCCGGGACAAGATCGGCGCGGTGACCGCGGCCGGTGCCGACCACGTGCTGGTCGACTCCGGAGGGTCGCCGGCGGAGAGCGTGTCCGCGCTCTGGCCTGAGGGTGCGGATCACGTCCTCGATCTCGTCGGAACGAGCACGGTGGCGGACTCGCTGCGCCTCGTCCGCCGGGGCGGCACGGTGTGCGTGGCGGGTTCGCTCAGCGGCTGGCTGATCCGGGACTTCGAACCCATCGCGATGATCCCGTCGGGCACCAGGCTCACCGCCTTCCACAGCGACACCCTCAAGGGCAGCGCCGGCGCGGCCGTCCTGCAGCGCATCGTCCACGACGTCGAGACCGGCGCCCTCCGGCCCGCCGTCGACCGGGTCGTCGGCCTGGCCGACATCGGTGCGGCGCACCAGCACCTGGAGGACAACCGCGGCGCTGGGAAGCTCGTCCTGGTGCCGTGA